One region of Clostridiales bacterium genomic DNA includes:
- a CDS encoding lipase — protein sequence MKTPQQLLQQTLEVGECLLPDASPGGRTPYPTVFVHGLLGWGARDALYRAVPYWGLAAGDVLGYLNACGYDCRAASVGIISSAWDRACELYAELTGGTADYGIAHAQRFGHARFGTAYPNPLVPDWGADRPVDLVGHSFGGATARLLAQLLAHGCPEEVQAAEAAGETPSPLFTGGKAGWVHALVAIAAPHDGSTFLNVQPDAANALSTLFLGAARALGISAFKGVYDFRLDQFGIRRDPDEPLTTAALRMLAQNPLPAGDNAFDDLRPAGARALNARVETLPDTWYFSIPCCRTLPRLLTHDQKPDTAMTPLLWPFSTAMGRDGAGMPRDWLPNDGLVNTISARYPGGAPHADFVPGQTPQRGVWQVLPVEHLDHLAAIGGVMNNGVVRTRLFYRRVMALLDAAAAADANS from the coding sequence ATGAAAACACCGCAGCAGCTGCTGCAGCAGACGCTGGAAGTGGGCGAATGCCTGCTGCCGGACGCATCACCCGGCGGCCGCACGCCGTACCCGACCGTGTTCGTGCACGGTCTGCTGGGCTGGGGCGCGCGCGACGCGCTCTACCGCGCCGTGCCCTACTGGGGGCTCGCGGCAGGCGATGTGCTGGGTTATCTCAACGCCTGCGGGTATGACTGCCGCGCCGCCTCGGTGGGCATCATCTCGAGTGCGTGGGACCGCGCGTGCGAGCTCTATGCCGAGCTCACCGGCGGCACTGCCGACTACGGCATTGCGCACGCGCAGCGCTTCGGCCACGCGCGCTTCGGCACGGCGTACCCGAACCCGCTCGTGCCCGATTGGGGCGCGGACCGGCCCGTCGACCTCGTGGGCCACAGCTTCGGCGGCGCGACGGCGCGGCTGCTGGCGCAGCTGCTCGCGCACGGCTGCCCGGAGGAGGTGCAGGCGGCCGAGGCTGCGGGCGAGACGCCCTCGCCGCTGTTCACCGGCGGCAAGGCGGGCTGGGTGCACGCGCTGGTCGCCATCGCCGCGCCGCACGACGGGTCCACGTTTCTCAACGTGCAGCCGGACGCGGCAAATGCGCTCTCGACGCTGTTTCTGGGCGCGGCGCGCGCGCTCGGCATCTCGGCATTCAAGGGCGTGTACGACTTCCGGCTCGACCAGTTCGGCATCCGGCGCGACCCGGACGAGCCGCTCACGACGGCGGCGCTGCGCATGCTGGCGCAAAACCCGCTGCCGGCGGGCGACAACGCCTTTGACGACCTGCGTCCCGCGGGCGCGCGGGCGCTCAATGCGCGCGTCGAAACGCTGCCGGACACGTGGTATTTCTCCATCCCCTGCTGCCGGACGCTGCCGCGCCTGCTCACGCACGACCAGAAGCCCGACACGGCCATGACACCGCTGCTCTGGCCGTTTTCGACCGCGATGGGGCGCGACGGCGCGGGCATGCCGCGCGACTGGCTGCCGAACGACGGGCTGGTCAACACGATCTCCGCCCGCTATCCCGGCGGCGCGCCGCACGCGGACTTTGTGCCCGGACAGACGCCGCAGCGCGGCGTGTGGCAGGTGCTTCCGGTCGAGCATCTCGACCACCTGGCCGCGATCGGCGGCGTGATGAACAACGGCGTCGTGCGCACGCGCCTGTTCTACCGCCGGGTCATGGCGCTGCTCGATGCAGCCGCCGCGGCCGACGCCAACTCGTGA
- a CDS encoding ABC transporter substrate-binding protein, with protein MNIKKITALLCAVVMVLSLAACGSNGEKAENKHYTVGICQLVQHDALDAATKGFRDAITDALGADNVTFDEQNAAGDSATCATICNGFVSSGVDLILANATGALQAAAAATKDIPILGTAVTEYGVALGIDNFSGTVGGNISGTSDLAPLDQQAAMIQELFPDAKNVGIIYCSGEPNSVYQVEVVKAALEKAGCTVNTYTFSDTNDVVSVTGTASDANDVLYIPTDNTAASCAEAIKSAAKKPIIAGEEGICKACGVATLSIDYYELGRTTGEMAVKILKGEADISTMAIEYYPNPVKKYNPDMASLYNVTIPSDYEAIG; from the coding sequence ATGAACATCAAAAAAATCACTGCCCTGCTCTGCGCCGTGGTCATGGTCCTGTCCCTGGCCGCCTGCGGCAGCAACGGCGAAAAGGCCGAGAATAAGCACTACACCGTCGGCATCTGCCAGCTTGTGCAGCACGACGCGCTCGACGCGGCCACCAAGGGCTTCCGCGACGCCATCACCGACGCGCTCGGCGCCGACAACGTCACCTTCGACGAGCAGAACGCCGCCGGTGACAGCGCCACCTGCGCCACCATCTGCAACGGCTTCGTGTCCAGCGGCGTGGATCTGATCCTCGCCAACGCGACCGGCGCCCTGCAGGCTGCGGCCGCCGCCACGAAGGACATTCCGATCCTCGGCACGGCTGTCACGGAGTACGGCGTTGCGCTCGGCATCGATAACTTCAGCGGCACCGTCGGCGGCAACATCTCCGGCACGTCCGACCTGGCCCCGCTCGACCAGCAGGCGGCCATGATCCAGGAACTGTTCCCGGACGCCAAGAACGTCGGCATCATCTACTGCTCCGGCGAGCCGAACTCCGTCTACCAGGTCGAGGTCGTCAAGGCCGCGCTTGAGAAGGCCGGCTGCACCGTGAATACATACACCTTCTCCGACACGAACGATGTTGTCTCCGTCACCGGCACGGCGAGTGACGCAAACGACGTGCTCTATATCCCGACCGACAACACCGCCGCCTCCTGCGCCGAGGCCATCAAGAGCGCCGCCAAGAAGCCCATCATCGCCGGCGAGGAGGGCATCTGCAAGGCCTGCGGCGTTGCAACGCTGTCCATCGACTACTACGAGCTCGGCCGCACCACCGGTGAGATGGCCGTGAAGATCCTCAAGGGCGAGGCCGATATCTCCACCATGGCGATCGAGTACTACCCGAACCCGGTCAAGAAGTACAACCCCGACATGGCCAGCCTCTACAACGTCACCATCCCGAGCGACTACGAGGCCATCGGCTGA
- a CDS encoding ABC transporter permease, which produces MNSLVLASLSLPNLVSRLPGGVAQGIIWGIMALGVYITFRLLDVADLTVDGSFTTGGAVTVMLIIAGWPAWAALLAAVVAGLLAGLVTGLLHTKLGIPAILAGILTQFALYSINLRIMSMKANTPVNPDKYSLFLTLRSVPGAIWKGLLLAAVLIALLYWYFGTEQGSAIRATGANPSMSRAQGININAMKVLGLSLSNGMVALSGGLMAQYQGFADINMGRGAIVIGLAAVIIGEVLCDAFFRKGCNFSVRLSFVILGGIVYYLVMVLILWLKLDPNDLKLFTAVIVAAFLAVPYLKGQAKSSFHRLKKGDK; this is translated from the coding sequence ATGAATTCACTGGTTCTTGCGTCCCTGAGCCTGCCGAATCTGGTTTCGCGTCTGCCCGGCGGCGTTGCCCAGGGCATCATCTGGGGCATCATGGCCCTGGGCGTGTACATCACGTTCCGCCTGCTCGACGTCGCCGATCTGACGGTCGACGGGTCGTTCACCACCGGCGGCGCCGTGACGGTCATGCTCATCATCGCCGGCTGGCCGGCATGGGCGGCGCTGCTCGCGGCCGTGGTCGCGGGTCTGCTCGCGGGTCTTGTGACCGGCCTGCTGCACACGAAGCTCGGCATTCCGGCCATCCTCGCCGGCATCCTGACGCAGTTCGCGCTCTACTCGATCAACCTGCGCATCATGAGCATGAAGGCCAACACCCCGGTCAACCCGGATAAGTACAGCCTGTTTCTGACGCTGCGCAGCGTGCCAGGCGCGATCTGGAAGGGTCTGCTGCTCGCGGCCGTGCTCATCGCGCTCCTCTACTGGTACTTCGGCACCGAGCAGGGCAGCGCCATCCGCGCCACGGGCGCCAACCCGTCGATGAGCCGCGCGCAGGGCATCAACATCAATGCCATGAAGGTGCTCGGCCTGTCGCTCTCCAACGGCATGGTCGCGCTCTCCGGCGGCCTGATGGCGCAGTACCAGGGCTTTGCCGACATCAACATGGGCCGCGGCGCGATTGTCATCGGCCTCGCCGCCGTCATCATCGGCGAGGTGCTGTGCGACGCGTTCTTCCGCAAGGGCTGCAACTTCTCCGTGCGCCTGAGCTTTGTCATCCTCGGCGGCATCGTGTATTACCTCGTTATGGTGCTCATCCTCTGGCTCAAGCTCGACCCGAACGATCTCAAGCTCTTCACCGCCGTGATCGTGGCCGCGTTCCTGGCCGTGCCGTATCTCAAGGGGCAGGCCAAGAGCTCGTTCCACCGCCTGAAGAAGGGAGACAAGTGA
- a CDS encoding ABC transporter ATP-binding protein encodes MLTLDHISKTFNPGTINEKRALDGLSLHLKPGDFVTVIGGNGAGKSTMLNAVAGVWPVDSGRIILDGVDVTAMPEYRRAQYIGRVFQDPMMGTAANMQIEENLALAARRGKKRTLRWGVTKAEREEYHEKLKSFGLGLEDRMTAKVGLLSGGQRQALTLLMASLQKPKLLLLDEHTAALDPATAAKVLELSDRIVRENQLTAMMITHNMKDAIVHGNRLIMMNEGHIILDIEGEEKKKLTKQDLLEKFAEVAGAQVESDEVLLS; translated from the coding sequence ATGCTGACATTAGACCATATCTCCAAGACCTTCAACCCCGGCACCATCAATGAGAAACGGGCGCTCGACGGATTGTCCCTGCATCTGAAGCCGGGCGATTTCGTGACCGTCATCGGCGGCAACGGCGCCGGCAAATCCACCATGCTCAACGCCGTCGCGGGCGTCTGGCCGGTGGACTCCGGCCGCATCATCCTCGACGGTGTGGACGTGACTGCCATGCCGGAGTACCGCCGCGCGCAGTACATCGGCCGCGTGTTCCAGGACCCCATGATGGGCACGGCAGCGAACATGCAGATCGAGGAGAACCTCGCCCTCGCCGCGCGCCGTGGCAAGAAGCGCACGCTGCGCTGGGGCGTCACGAAGGCGGAGCGCGAGGAATATCATGAGAAGCTCAAGAGCTTTGGCCTCGGCCTTGAGGACCGCATGACGGCGAAGGTCGGCCTGCTCTCCGGCGGCCAGCGCCAGGCGCTGACGCTGCTCATGGCCTCCCTGCAAAAGCCGAAGCTGCTCCTGCTCGACGAGCACACCGCGGCGCTCGACCCCGCGACGGCGGCCAAGGTGCTCGAGCTGTCGGACCGCATCGTGCGCGAAAACCAGCTCACCGCCATGATGATCACCCACAACATGAAGGACGCCATCGTTCACGGCAACCGCCTCATCATGATGAACGAGGGCCACATCATCCTCGATATTGAGGGTGAGGAGAAAAAGAAGCTCACGAAGCAGGACCTGCTCGAAAAGTTCGCCGAGGTGGCGGGCGCGCAGGTCGAGTCCGACGAGGTGCTCCTGAGCTGA